Proteins found in one Miscanthus floridulus cultivar M001 chromosome 4, ASM1932011v1, whole genome shotgun sequence genomic segment:
- the LOC136552292 gene encoding probable purine permease 5 yields the protein METEDGGHHHHAIRVPSPDSIAMGEETSQANGSTTSTSLRRKAAEVIATSLETYRSKPFSFWLLLFLSSGAMLTAFPASSLLSRLYYNDGGQSKWILSWAAVAGWPLPALLLLPLYALGKASLTPLSLSLCFWYALLGFLSAADNLMYAWAYAYLPASTASLVAASSLAFSALFGRAIAKNTLNMSSLNAVVVITAGVVIVALDSGSDRPPGVTPRQYALGFVLDVLGSALHGLIFALSELVFARVLGRRSFHVVLEQQAAVSLCAFAFTSAGLAVAEGFPAMRREAARFAHGGEAAYANVMVWTAVTFQLGVLGGTGVLFLASTVLAGVLNAVRVPLTSIAAVIWFHDPMSGFKILALVITVWGFASYMVGHSSVRKTSAS from the exons ATGGAGACGGAAGACGGCGGCCACCATCACCACGCCATCCGAGTCCCATCTCCAG ATAGTATAGCAATGGGGGAGGAGACCTCGCAGGCAAATGGCTCAACGACGTCGACGTCACTGAGACGGAAAGCAGCCGAGGTGATCGCCACCTCCCTGGAGACGTACAGGAGCAAGCCGTTCTCCTTCTGGCTACTCCTGTTCCTGAGCAGTGGCGCCATGCTCACCGCGTTCCCGGCGTCGAGCCTCCTGTCGCGGCTCTACTACAACGACGGGGGGCAGAGCAAGTGGATCCTGTCGTGGGCGGCCGTCGCCGGCTGGCCCCTGCCCGCGCTGCTCCTTCTGCCGCTCTACGCCCTCGGCAAGGCGTCGCTGACGCCGCTGTCGCTGTCGCTGTGCTTCTGGTACGCGCTCCTCGGCTTCCTCAGCGCCGCCGACAACCTCATGTACGCGTGGGCGTACGCGTACCTCCCGGCGTCCACGGCCTCGCTCGTCGCCGCGTCGTCGCTCGCGTTCTCCGCGCTCTTCGGCCGCGCCATCGCCAAGAACACGCTCAACATGTCGTCGCTCAACGCTGTCGTCGTGATCACCGCGGGCGTGGTGATCGTTGCGCTGGACTCCGGGTCCGACAGGCCCCCCGGCGTCACGCCGCGCCAGTACGCGCTCGGCTTCGTCCTGGACGTGCTCGGGTCGGCGCTCCACGGCCTCATCTTCGCGCTCTCGGAGCTCGTCTTCGCCAGGGTCCTCGGCAGGCGCTCCTTCCACGTGGTGCTGGAGCAGCAGGCGGCCGTGTCGCTCTGCGCGTTCGCCTTCACCTCCGCGGGTCTCGCCGTCGCCGAGGGCTTCCCGGCGATGCGGCGCGAGGCGGCACGGTTTGCGCACGGTGGCGAGGCCGCGTACGCGAACGTGATGGTGTGGACGGCGGTCACGTTCCAGCTGGGCGTCCTCGGCGGCACCGGCGTGCTGTTCCTGGCGTCCACCGTCCTCGCCGGCGTGCTGAACGCTGTCAGGGTGCCCCTCACGAGCATCGCCGCGGTGATCTGGTTCCATGACCCCATGAGCGGGTTCAAGatcttggctctggtcatcaccGTGTGGGGGTTCGCGTCCTACATGGTTGGGCACTCCTCTGTTAGAAAAACGTCAGCAAGTTGA
- the LOC136550120 gene encoding cytochrome b561, DM13 and DOMON domain-containing protein At5g54830-like, whose product MAADPLLALLAGALLAAALAPAAVAPSCPHTNLTANFSADLTMLQHQLRGTVRLADDGKCALELTRFDLLAASPSARFWAADGPAMADLAAGRAFSPLPLNKTFRNASLELPFARPLPRLLALYDPDTSSDFGHVFLPNGTGPDLDTAAEPAPTMFDNCIPLSETETYRLRWTLNASAGTVEIGLEAAVGSEYYMAFGWADPKANSPAMIHADVVVAGFTEEGTPFAEDYYISDYTECTLGKEDSPVSGVCPDKVYEDGRNDSVLVYGHRRDGVSFVRYVRMLDAEDAKYDVPVGATEEMAVLWAIGKLRPPDTMRPHYLPQNHGGPRDITFGFARLNLSETVDNCLGPLDADNKEDQERIIADRKTPLMVTSAPAVRYPNPPNPDKVLYINKKEAPLLKVERGVPVKFSVQAGHDVALYITSDPIGGNATLRNKTEVIYAGGPDAHGVLATPKELVWLPDRNTPDLVYYQSLYDQKMGWKVQVVDGGLSDMYNNSVVLDDQQVTLFWTLSADYKSISIAARGEKKSGYLAIGFGSGMVNSFTYVAWVGNDGVGRVKTYWIDGKSASGIHSTSENITFVRCKSENGIITFEFTRLLNPSCTGKVECKNIIDPTTPLKVVWAMGASWSGDDLTDSNMHSVTSSRPIRVLLLRGSAEAEQDLRPVLAVHGFIMFVAWGILLPGGIMAARYLKSLKGDGWFQIHVYLQYSGIAIMFLGVLFAAAELRGFFVSSVHVKFGVLALLLAVLQPLNAKFRPSKPANGEVPSRNRILWEYLHVITGRLAIIVGIVALFTGMKHLGHRYDSENVEELTWALMLWVLSVIVVVLCLEYKEVKRRIGDRSTRGHWVLGNTEEDDSVDLLHPDGTARNSESSASGVMEVQLEPLNR is encoded by the coding sequence atggcggccgatcCCCTGCTCGCGCTCCTCGCGGGCGCGCTGCTAGCCGCGGCGCTCGCGCCGGCCGCGGTGGCCCCGTCGTGCCCGCACACCAACCTGACGGCCAACTTCTCCGCCGACCTCACCATGCTGCAGCACCAGCTCCGCGGGACGGTGCGCCTGGCCGACGACGGCAAGTGCGCGCTCGAGCTCACCCGCTTCGACCtcctcgccgcctccccctccgcGCGCTTCTGGGCCGCCGACGGCCCCGCCATGGCCGACCTCGCCGCCGGCCGCGCGTTCTCGCCGCTCCCGCTCAACAAAACCTTCCGGAACGCCTCCCTCGAGCTCCCCTTCGCCCGCCCGCTCCCGCGCCTCCTCGCGCTCTACGACCCCGACACCTCCTCCGACTTCGGGCACGTCTTCCTCCCCAACGGCACAGGCCCCGATCTCGATACCGCTGCCGAGCCGGCGCCCACCATGTTCGACAACTGCATCCCTCTCTCGGAGACGGAGACCTACCGCCTCCGCTGGACGCTCAATGCGTCCGCGGGCACCGTCGAGATCGGCCTCGAGGCGGCCGTGGGCTCCGAGTACTACATGGCATTCGGGTGGGCGGACCCCAAGGCCAACTCCCCCGCGATGATCCACGCCGATGTCGTTGTCGCCGGCTTCACGGAGGAAGGTACCCCATTTGCCGAGGACTATTACATAAGCGACTACACTGAGTGCACGCTGGGGAAGGAGGACTCGCCCGTGTCTGGGGTTTGCCCAGATAAGGTCTATGAGGACGGGAGGAACGATTCAGTCCTGGTCTATGGGCACCGCCGGGATGGAGTGTCCTTCGTGAGGTATGTGAGGATGCTTGATGCTGAGGATGCCAAGTATGATGTGCCAGTGGGTGCCACGGAGGAGATGGCGGTGCTTTGGGCTATTGGTAAGCTGCGGCCACCGGACACAATGCGCCCACATTACCTCCCACAGAACCACGGGGGGCCAAGGGACATAACCTTTGGGTTTGCCCGGTTGAATTTGTCAGAGACGGTGGACAATTGCCTTGGACCGTTGGATGCTGACAATAAGGAGGATCAGGAGAGGATCATCGCAGATCGCAAGACACCACTCATGGTGACATCTGCTCCAGCCGTGCGCTACCCAAACCCACCAAACCCTGACAAGGTGCTTTACATCAACAAGAAGGAGGCGCCACTGTTAAAGGTTGAGAGGGGTGTGCCAGTGAAGTTCTCAGTGCAGGCTGGGCATGATGTGGCACTCTATATCACTTCAGATCCCATTGGTGGTAATGCTACGCTGAGGAATAAAACAGAGGTCATATATGCTGGTGGGCCTGATGCTCATGGTGTCCTAGCAACCCCAAAAGAGCTTGTTTGGCTGCCTGATCGAAATACGCCTGACCTAGTCTATTACCAGTCACTGTATGACCAGAAGATGGGATGGAAAGTTCAAGTGGTTGATGGAGGCCTTAGCGACATGTATAATAACAGTGTTGTTTTGGATGATCAACAAGTTACTTTATTTTGGACTCTCTCCGCAGATTATAAATCTATATCTATAGCAGCTCGAGGTGAGAAGAAAAGTGGATATCTTGCTATTGGGTTTGGGAGTGGGATGGTGAATAGCTTCACCTATGTTGCTTGGGTGGGCAATGATGGGGTTGGGCGAgtgaaaacttattggattgatgGAAAGAGTGCATCAGGTATCCACTCAACATCTGAGAACATCACATTTGTCCGGTGTAAGTCAGAAAATGGCATTATTACCTTTGAATTTACTCGCCTTCTTAACCCTTCTTGTACCGGGAAGGTAGAATGCAAGAACATCATTGATCCAACTACACCACTTAAGGTCGTCTGGGCCATGGGTGCAAGCTGGTCGGGAGATGATCTGACAGACAGTAACATGCATTCAGTCACAAGCAGTCGGCCTATACGTGTTTTGTTGTTGAGAGGTTCAGCTGAGGCAGAACAGGATTTGCGTCCTGTCCTGGCTGTTCAtgggtttataatgtttgttgcCTGGGGCATCTTGCTTCCTGGTGGAATAATGGCTGCTCGGTATTTGAAGAGCTTGAAAGGAGATGGGTGGTTCCAAATACATGTCTATCTGCAGTATTCAGGAATTGCTATAATGTTTCTTGGTGTCCTTTTTGCTGCTGCTGAGCTCCGTGGCTTCTTTGTCAGCTCAGTGCATGTTAAGTTTGGTGTGCTGGCCCTATTATTGGCAGTTTTGCAGCCACTAAATGCTAAATTCCGGCCCAGTAAGCCAGCTAATGGGGAGGTTCCATCTCGCAATCGAATCCTGTGGGAGTACCTGCATGTTATCACAGGGAGGTTGGCAATTATTGTAGGAATCGTGGCGCTTTTCACAGGAATGAAGCATTTAGGCCATAGGTATGACAGTGAGAATGTTGAGGAGCTCACTTGGGCCTTAATGCTGTGGGTGCTTTCAGTTATCGTTGTTGTGCTGTGCTTGGAATATAAGGAGGTCAAAAGAAGGATCGGTGACAGAAGCACCAGAGGGCACTGGGTATTAGGCAACACCGAGGAAGATGATTCAGTTGATCTTTTGCATCCTGATGGTACAGCCAGGAATTCAGAATCTAGCGCTTCTGGTGTAATGGAGGTGCAGCTTGAACCTCTCAATAGATGA